The Fusobacterium varium DNA window AATAGTAGCACTACTCATATTGGGAATAGTTTTGCAAAAAATATCACTATTTTTGACATTGGAAGTAGCAGTTTTATTAGGTATATTTAAAATAATTTGGATGTTTTATGAAGCACAGAGAGCTAATCATTTTCAATTTTGGATAATGAATTCATTAGAATATAGAATAAATGAAGTTGATAAAAGATTGAGAAGAATAGAAAAAGCTTTAACAATAGAGAAAAGCGAAAACGAAGTAAAAGAAGAAAATAAAAGTGAGAAATAAAAGGTGATAATATGGAAATAGTATGGCTGATAGGTGCAGTAATATTTACAGTGATAGAGTTTATAGTTCCTGGACTTATTTCAATTTGGTTTGCTATTTCAGCAGTTATTACAATATTTTTTTCAATGGTAGTTGAAAGTATTCTCTACCAAGGGTATTTTTTTGTAGCTATATCAATACTCTTATTAATCTTAACAAGAAAATATTGTAAAAAAATTCGTTCTCAAAAAAATGATAAGGTAGATAGAATAACTGGAACTATAGTGGAGATTAAAGATATTGATGAAAAAGGAAATTATATTCTTTATCTTGATGGAAAGCATTGGTTAGGAAAATCTGAAGTACCTTTAAATGTTGGAGATAAAGCTAAGATCTTAAAAATTGAAGGAATAAAACTTGTTTTAGAAAGAGAAAATTAAGATAATAGAGGGAACAATAGTTCACCTCTATTTTTATTTTGACAAGATGAAAAATAAAAGTTAAAATAGTAAATAAATTAATTTATATGTAAAGAAAAAAACCTTGACATAGTTTATAAAATCTTATATAATACTTAGGAGATATAATGGAATTAAGTGAATTTTTAGAAGTTTCAACACTTTTAGATTATTATAAGAACTTGTTAAGTGACAAGCAGAGAGAGTATTTAGTGAATCATTTTGAAGAGGATCTCTCATTGTCTGAGATAGCAAAAAACAATAATGTGAGTAGACAAGCTGTATATGATAATATTAAAAGGGGAATAAAATTATTAAAAGAGTATGAAGAAAAACTAGGTTTCTACGAAAAAGATAGAGAGTTATATGGAAAGTTGAAAGATTTGAGAGATAACTTTAAAGTAGAAAAACTAGATGATATATTGGATAGCTATTTTAGTTAGAGGTGGATATGTTAGATAATTTAGGTTCTAGATTTCAAGAGATTTTTAAAAAAGTAAGAGGACATGGGAAATTAAGTGAAAGCAATATAAAAGAAGCATTAAGAGAAGTAAGAATGTCTCTACTTGAAGCTGACGTAAACTATAAAGTTGTAAAAGATTTTACAAAGAAGATACAAGAAAAATCTGTTGGAACAGATGTTTTAAAAGGAATAAATCCTGGACAACAATTTATAAAGATAGTTAATGATGAATTGGTAGAACTTTTAGGTGGAACAAATTCAAGACTGACTAAAGGGGTAAAAAATCCAACTGTTCTAATGCTTTCAGGGCTTCAAGGGGCAGGAAAAACAACTTTTGCAGCAAAACTAGCTAACTACTTAAAGAAACAGGGAGAATCTGTTTTAATGGTAGGAGCAGATATATATAGACCAGCAGCAATAAAACAATTGCAAGTTTTAGGAGAACAAATTAATGTTCCTGTGTATGCTGAGGAAGAAACAAAAGATGCTGTGGCAATTTGTGAAAGAGGGCTTGAAAAAGCTAAAGAGTTAAAATCTAC harbors:
- a CDS encoding NfeD family protein — protein: MEIVWLIGAVIFTVIEFIVPGLISIWFAISAVITIFFSMVVESILYQGYFFVAISILLLILTRKYCKKIRSQKNDKVDRITGTIVEIKDIDEKGNYILYLDGKHWLGKSEVPLNVGDKAKILKIEGIKLVLEREN